Proteins encoded in a region of the Pseudomonas syringae KCTC 12500 genome:
- a CDS encoding 1-aminocyclopropane-1-carboxylate deaminase codes for MNLSKFKRYPLTFGPSPITPLKRLSEHLGGKVELYAKREDCNSGLAFGGNKTRKLEYLVPEAIDGGYDTLVSIGGIQSNQTRQVAAVAAHLGMKCVLVQENWVNYSDALYDRVGNIEMSRIMGADVRLDSAGFDIGIRPSWEKAMADVEEGGGKPFPIPAGCSEHPYGGLGFVRFADEVRQQEEELGFKFDYIVVCSVTGSTHAGMLVGFAADGRAQRVIGIDASAKPEKTRAQVLRIAQNTAKLVELGREISAEDVVLDTRYAYPEYGLPNDGTLEAIRLCARLEGVLTDPVYEGKSMHGMIDMVRNGEFPEGSKVLYAHLGGVPALNAYSFLFKDG; via the coding sequence ATGAACCTGAGCAAGTTCAAGCGCTACCCTCTGACCTTCGGCCCCTCGCCCATTACCCCACTGAAACGCCTGAGTGAGCATCTGGGCGGCAAGGTCGAGTTGTATGCCAAGCGCGAGGATTGCAACAGCGGTCTGGCCTTCGGCGGCAACAAGACCCGCAAACTGGAATACCTGGTGCCGGAAGCTATCGACGGTGGCTACGACACACTGGTATCGATCGGTGGCATCCAGTCCAACCAGACCCGTCAGGTGGCAGCCGTAGCGGCGCATCTGGGCATGAAGTGCGTGCTGGTTCAGGAGAATTGGGTCAACTATTCGGACGCGTTGTACGACCGGGTCGGCAATATCGAGATGTCGCGCATCATGGGCGCTGATGTGCGTCTGGATTCGGCAGGCTTCGATATCGGCATTCGCCCGAGCTGGGAAAAGGCCATGGCCGACGTCGAGGAAGGCGGCGGCAAACCGTTCCCGATTCCAGCGGGCTGCTCGGAACACCCTTATGGCGGCCTGGGGTTCGTGCGTTTTGCCGATGAAGTGCGCCAGCAGGAAGAAGAGCTGGGCTTCAAGTTCGACTACATCGTGGTCTGCTCGGTAACCGGCAGCACTCACGCAGGCATGCTGGTGGGCTTCGCAGCCGATGGCCGGGCACAGCGTGTGATCGGTATCGACGCGTCGGCCAAGCCGGAAAAGACCCGCGCGCAGGTCCTGCGTATCGCTCAAAACACCGCAAAACTGGTTGAGCTGGGCCGCGAAATCAGCGCCGAAGACGTTGTGCTCGACACCCGCTACGCCTACCCGGAATACGGCCTGCCGAACGATGGCACCCTCGAAGCCATCCGCCTCTGCGCCCGCCTGGAAGGCGTGCTGACCGACCCGGTCTACGAGGGCAAATCCATGCACGGCATGATCGACATGGTGCGCAACGGCGAATTCCCCGAAGGTTCGAAAGTGCTCTACGCCCACCTCGGCGGCGTGCCGGCGCTGAATGCCTACAGTTTTCTGTTCAAGGACGGTTGA